A genomic stretch from Streptococcus oralis includes:
- a CDS encoding amino acid ABC transporter ATP-binding protein, translated as MTLVEFKNVEKYYGDYHALRDINLRFEKGQVVVLLGPSGSGKSTLIRTINGLEAVDKGSLLVNGHQVAGASQKDLVPLRKEVGMVFQHFNLYPHKTVLENVTLAPIKVLGIDKKEAEKTAQKYLEFVNMWDKKDSYPAMLSGGQKQRIAIARGLAMHPELLLFDEPTSALDPETIGDVLAVMQKLAHDGMNMIIVTHEMGFAREVADRIIFMADGEVLVDTTDVDDFFDNPSEPRAQQFLSKIINHESDKVK; from the coding sequence ATGACTTTAGTAGAATTTAAAAACGTCGAAAAATATTACGGAGATTATCATGCACTCCGCGACATCAATCTCCGTTTTGAAAAAGGACAAGTTGTTGTCCTGCTTGGACCTTCCGGTTCTGGGAAATCCACTCTTATCCGCACCATCAATGGTTTGGAGGCTGTAGACAAAGGAAGTCTTCTAGTCAATGGACACCAAGTAGCAGGTGCAAGTCAGAAGGATTTGGTTCCCCTTCGCAAGGAAGTTGGCATGGTTTTCCAACATTTTAACCTTTATCCACACAAAACTGTGTTAGAAAATGTAACGTTAGCGCCCATAAAAGTTCTAGGAATTGATAAAAAAGAAGCTGAAAAAACAGCCCAAAAATATTTGGAATTTGTAAATATGTGGGACAAAAAAGATTCTTATCCAGCCATGCTATCTGGTGGACAAAAACAACGGATTGCCATCGCACGCGGACTCGCTATGCATCCGGAGCTCCTCCTCTTTGATGAGCCAACATCTGCTCTTGATCCTGAGACTATCGGAGATGTTCTAGCAGTTATGCAGAAACTGGCACATGACGGGATGAACATGATCATCGTTACCCACGAAATGGGCTTTGCCCGTGAAGTTGCTGACCGTATCATCTTTATGGCCGACGGAGAAGTTTTAGTGGATACGACAGATGTCGATGACTTTTTCGACAATCCAAGCGAACCCCGTGCCCAACAATTCCTCAGCAAAATTATCAACCACGAAAGTGACAAAGTCAAATAA
- the thrS gene encoding threonine--tRNA ligase yields MIKITFPDGAVREFESGVTTFEIAQSISNSLAKKALAGKFNSKLIDTTRAITEDGSIEIVTSDHEDALPILRHSAAHLFAQAARRLFPDIHLGVGPAIEDGFYYDTDNQAGQISNEDLPRIEEEMKKIVKENFPSIREEVTKDEAREIFKNDPYKLELIEEHSEDEGGLTIYRQGEYVDLCRGPHVPSTGRIQIFHLLNVAGAYWRGNSDNAMMQRIYGTAWFDKKDLKNYLQMREEAKERDHRKLGKELDLFMISQEVGQGLPFWLPNGATIRRELERYIVDKEIAAGYQHVYTPPIASVELYKTSGHWDHYREDMFPTMDMGDGEEFVLRPMNCPHHIEVYKHHVHSYRELPIRIAEIGMMHRYEKSGALTGLQRVREMSLNDGHTFVAPEQIEEEFKKILQLIIDVYEDFNLTDYRFRLSYRDPEDKHKYFDNDEMWENAQRMLKAAMDDMELDYFEAEGEAAFYGPKLDIQVKTALGKEETLSTIQLDFLLPERFDLKYIGADGEEHRPVMIHRGVISTMERFTAILIENYKGAFPTWLAPHQVTLIPVSNEKHVDYAWEVAKKLRDRGVRADVDERNEKMQFKIRASQTSKIPYQLIVGDKEMEDGTVNVRRYGQKETQTVSVDDFVQAILADIANKSRVEK; encoded by the coding sequence ATGATTAAGATTACTTTCCCAGATGGCGCTGTTCGTGAATTCGAATCCGGCGTTACTACTTTTGAAATTGCTCAATCCATCAGCAATTCCCTAGCTAAAAAAGCTCTTGCTGGTAAATTCAACAGCAAACTCATCGACACTACTCGTGCTATCACTGAAGATGGAAGCATCGAAATCGTGACGTCTGATCACGAAGATGCTCTGCCAATCTTGCGCCACTCAGCTGCTCACTTGTTTGCCCAAGCAGCTCGTCGCCTCTTCCCAGACATTCATTTGGGTGTCGGTCCAGCTATCGAAGACGGTTTCTACTACGATACGGACAATCAAGCTGGTCAAATCTCTAATGAGGACCTGCCTCGTATCGAAGAAGAAATGAAGAAAATCGTTAAAGAAAACTTCCCATCAATCCGTGAAGAAGTTACCAAAGACGAGGCCCGTGAAATCTTCAAGAACGACCCTTACAAATTGGAATTGATTGAAGAACACTCAGAAGACGAAGGCGGTTTGACTATCTACCGTCAGGGCGAATATGTAGACCTCTGCCGTGGTCCTCACGTCCCATCAACAGGTCGTATCCAAATCTTCCACCTGCTCAACGTAGCCGGTGCCTACTGGCGTGGAAATAGCGACAACGCGATGATGCAACGAATCTACGGTACAGCTTGGTTTGACAAGAAAGACTTGAAGAACTACCTTCAAATGCGTGAAGAAGCCAAGGAACGTGACCACCGTAAACTCGGTAAAGAGCTTGATCTCTTCATGATTTCACAAGAAGTCGGACAAGGTTTACCATTTTGGTTACCAAACGGAGCCACTATCCGTCGTGAATTGGAGCGCTACATTGTTGACAAGGAAATCGCTGCAGGCTACCAACATGTTTACACTCCACCAATTGCCTCAGTGGAACTCTATAAAACTTCTGGTCACTGGGATCACTACCGTGAAGATATGTTCCCAACTATGGACATGGGGGATGGTGAAGAGTTTGTCCTCCGCCCAATGAACTGTCCTCACCATATCGAAGTTTATAAACATCATGTACACTCATACCGTGAATTACCAATCCGTATCGCTGAAATTGGCATGATGCACCGATATGAAAAATCTGGCGCCCTTACAGGTCTTCAACGTGTACGCGAAATGTCCCTAAATGATGGTCATACTTTTGTAGCTCCAGAACAAATTGAGGAAGAATTCAAGAAAATTCTTCAATTGATCATCGACGTGTATGAAGACTTTAATTTGACAGATTACCGTTTCCGCTTGTCTTATCGTGACCCAGAAGATAAACACAAATACTTTGACAACGATGAGATGTGGGAAAATGCACAACGCATGTTGAAAGCAGCTATGGATGATATGGAACTGGACTACTTTGAAGCTGAAGGTGAAGCAGCCTTCTACGGACCAAAATTGGATATCCAGGTTAAAACTGCCCTCGGTAAAGAAGAAACTCTTTCTACGATCCAGCTCGATTTCTTGTTGCCAGAACGCTTCGACCTCAAATACATCGGAGCTGATGGCGAAGAGCACCGTCCAGTCATGATTCACCGTGGGGTTATCTCAACCATGGAACGCTTCACAGCTATCTTGATTGAGAACTACAAGGGTGCCTTCCCAACATGGCTTGCACCACATCAAGTGACCCTTATCCCAGTATCTAACGAAAAACATGTGGACTACGCTTGGGAAGTAGCCAAGAAACTCCGTGACCGTGGTGTCCGTGCAGATGTAGATGAACGCAATGAAAAAATGCAGTTCAAGATCCGTGCTTCACAAACAAGCAAGATTCCTTACCAATTGATCGTTGGGGACAAGGAAATGGAAGACGGAACAGTCAACGTTCGTCGCTATGGCCAAAAAGAAACACAAACTGTCTCAGTTGATGACTTTGTTCAAGCTATCCTAGCTGATATCGCCAACAAATCACGCGTTGAGAAATAA
- a CDS encoding YdcF family protein, producing MYFITGFFVLLFLVSFLRDNRSLWNPALLLLSLLFSYISIANLFYEAGQKEVHMVFFAGIFLLLPLLVFLSGFFLIYNGFVLLKKEGKSKANYLSLGLGCVILFFFVIMAIRVSDTNGLFYTNHLVNIIFFFLIYSYLIFGFAFAGFLLYSILYLFIPKKKYYDFIIIHGAGLLNGEKVTPLLKSRIDKAVEAYHQSLNPNVKIIASGGQGGDEKISEAQAICNYLLEETDVPREAILLEESSTTTYENLLFSKEMGEKLVESPRFLFVTNDYHVFRTSTYARRIGMKGDGLGCRTAAYYIPSAFIREYIALCVKIKWIFIAFYVLLILALIFSYRGILW from the coding sequence ATGTACTTTATCACAGGATTTTTTGTCCTACTTTTTCTCGTTTCGTTTTTAAGGGACAATCGCAGTCTCTGGAATCCAGCTCTCTTGCTTTTGTCTCTGCTCTTTTCTTATATATCCATTGCCAATCTTTTTTACGAAGCTGGGCAGAAAGAAGTGCACATGGTTTTCTTTGCAGGGATTTTTCTCCTGCTACCTCTTTTAGTTTTTCTAAGTGGTTTTTTCCTTATTTATAATGGATTTGTGTTATTGAAAAAAGAAGGAAAATCCAAGGCAAATTATTTGTCTCTAGGATTAGGCTGCGTGATTCTATTCTTTTTTGTGATCATGGCGATTCGAGTGAGCGATACCAATGGCTTGTTCTACACCAATCATCTAGTGAATATTATCTTTTTCTTTTTGATTTATTCGTATTTGATTTTTGGTTTTGCCTTTGCAGGATTTCTGCTTTATTCTATCCTGTATCTTTTTATTCCTAAGAAAAAATATTATGATTTTATTATCATTCACGGAGCAGGTTTGTTGAATGGAGAAAAAGTGACTCCCTTACTGAAGAGTCGCATTGATAAGGCAGTAGAAGCTTATCACCAGTCTCTCAATCCAAATGTTAAAATCATCGCAAGTGGTGGTCAAGGTGGGGATGAGAAGATTTCTGAAGCTCAAGCGATTTGTAATTATTTACTAGAAGAAACGGATGTTCCGAGAGAAGCAATTCTCCTAGAGGAAAGCTCGACCACGACCTATGAGAATCTTCTCTTCTCAAAAGAAATGGGAGAGAAACTGGTAGAAAGTCCACGCTTTCTCTTTGTAACCAATGATTACCATGTTTTTCGTACCAGTACCTATGCTCGCCGTATTGGGATGAAGGGAGATGGTCTTGGTTGCCGTACAGCCGCCTACTATATTCCATCAGCCTTTATCAGAGAATATATTGCCCTATGTGTGAAGATAAAATGGATTTTTATCGCCTTTTATGTTTTGTTGATTTTAGCTCTGATTTTCTCTTATAGGGGTATTTTATGGTAA
- a CDS encoding transporter substrate-binding domain-containing protein, with the protein MKKKLFLSALLISLFSLALAKPVQADTSVADIQKRGELVVGVKQDVPNFGYKDPKTGTYSGIETDLAKMIADELKVKVRYVPVTAQTRGPLLDNEQVDMDIATFTITEERKKLYNFTSPYYTDASGFLVNKSANIKSIEDLNGKTIGVAQGSITQRLITELGKKKGLTFKFVELGSYPELITSLHAHRIDAFSVDRSILSGYTSKRTELLDDSFKPSDYGIVTKKSNTELNDYLDNLVTKWSKDGSLQKLYDRYKLKPSSHTAD; encoded by the coding sequence ATGAAAAAGAAACTCTTTTTATCAGCATTATTGATCAGCCTTTTCAGCCTTGCTTTAGCCAAACCAGTCCAAGCCGATACTAGCGTCGCAGACATTCAAAAAAGAGGCGAACTAGTTGTCGGTGTGAAACAAGATGTTCCCAATTTCGGCTACAAGGATCCCAAGACAGGGACTTATTCTGGTATCGAAACTGACCTTGCCAAGATGATTGCGGACGAGCTCAAGGTCAAGGTTCGCTATGTGCCTGTTACCGCTCAAACCCGTGGCCCCCTTCTAGACAATGAACAGGTCGACATGGATATCGCGACCTTCACCATCACAGAAGAACGTAAAAAACTCTACAACTTCACCAGTCCCTACTACACGGACGCTTCTGGCTTTTTGGTCAATAAATCTGCCAACATCAAAAGCATCGAGGACCTAAATGGTAAAACGATCGGAGTTGCCCAAGGTTCCATTACTCAACGCCTGATTACCGAACTAGGTAAAAAGAAAGGTTTGACCTTTAAATTCGTCGAACTTGGTTCCTACCCAGAATTGATTACTTCCCTTCACGCTCACCGTATTGATGCCTTTTCCGTGGACCGCTCTATCCTGTCTGGCTACACCAGTAAACGGACAGAACTGCTAGATGATAGTTTCAAGCCATCTGACTACGGTATCGTTACCAAGAAATCAAATACCGAACTCAACGATTATCTTGATAACTTGGTCACCAAATGGAGCAAGGACGGTAGTTTGCAGAAACTTTATGACCGTTACAAGCTCAAACCATCTAGCCATACTGCAGATTAA
- a CDS encoding amino acid ABC transporter permease yields MESILEVLTPDNLAFIFKGFGLTLYISLIAIVLSTLIGTVLAVMRNGKNPILRIISSIYIEFVRNVPNLLWIFTIFLVFKMKSTPAGITAFTLFTSAALAEIIRGGLNAVDKGQYEAGMSQGFTSAQILYHIILPQAIRKMLPAIISQFVTVIKDTSLLYSVIALQELFGSSQILMGRYFEPEQVFSLYILIALIYFSFNLAISSLSRMLAKRWKQAAE; encoded by the coding sequence ATGGAATCTATTTTAGAAGTTTTGACCCCAGATAACCTAGCTTTTATCTTTAAAGGATTCGGCTTGACCCTCTACATTTCTCTGATTGCCATCGTCCTCTCTACCCTTATCGGGACTGTACTTGCAGTCATGAGAAATGGAAAGAATCCTATCTTGCGAATCATCTCCAGCATTTATATCGAATTTGTGCGTAATGTTCCCAACCTTCTTTGGATTTTCACTATCTTTTTGGTTTTCAAGATGAAGTCAACACCAGCTGGTATTACGGCCTTCACCCTCTTTACATCAGCAGCCTTGGCTGAGATTATCCGAGGCGGCCTCAATGCCGTAGACAAGGGACAATACGAAGCAGGAATGTCTCAAGGATTTACCTCTGCGCAAATCCTCTACCATATCATTCTCCCACAAGCGATCCGTAAAATGCTGCCAGCTATCATTTCTCAGTTTGTAACTGTGATTAAGGATACCAGTCTTCTCTACTCTGTTATCGCTCTACAAGAACTCTTTGGCTCCAGCCAAATTCTCATGGGACGCTATTTCGAACCAGAGCAGGTCTTCAGTCTTTATATCTTGATTGCTCTGATCTATTTCAGCTTTAACCTAGCAATTTCAAGTCTATCCCGCATGCTTGCCAAACGTTGGAAGCAAGCCGCAGAATAA
- a CDS encoding amino acid ABC transporter permease, giving the protein MTDLSSWTAYFQDFGQFFNGFLFTLALAIGSFILAMVLGIFFGAMSTSKRPFLRILARIFVEFYQNTPLLVQFVIVFYGLPLISDHTIMIPIYWTAVLCVGLYHGAYIAEVIRSGIQSIPSGQMEAALSQGFTYISAMHLIILPQAIRIILPPLTNQIVNLIKNTSTVAIISGVDLMFVTKSWSALNGNYIPAFLGAALLYFALCFPVAQFGRKMEQANKKAYSL; this is encoded by the coding sequence ATGACAGATTTATCATCTTGGACAGCCTATTTTCAGGATTTTGGACAATTTTTCAATGGTTTCCTCTTCACTCTTGCCCTAGCAATTGGATCCTTTATCCTAGCTATGGTTTTGGGCATCTTCTTCGGAGCTATGTCAACCAGTAAACGTCCATTCTTACGAATCCTAGCTCGTATCTTTGTCGAATTTTACCAAAATACTCCCCTCTTGGTGCAGTTTGTCATCGTTTTTTATGGTCTACCTCTTATCAGTGACCATACCATCATGATTCCGATTTATTGGACAGCTGTTCTCTGCGTCGGACTCTATCACGGTGCTTATATCGCTGAGGTCATTCGTTCAGGGATTCAGTCTATACCAAGTGGACAGATGGAGGCTGCCTTGTCGCAAGGTTTCACCTATATCAGTGCCATGCACTTGATTATTTTGCCTCAGGCCATCCGTATCATCCTCCCTCCTTTGACCAACCAAATCGTTAACCTTATCAAGAATACTTCAACTGTTGCCATCATCTCTGGAGTGGACTTGATGTTTGTGACCAAGTCTTGGTCAGCTCTCAACGGAAACTACATCCCAGCCTTTCTAGGTGCTGCCCTACTCTACTTTGCCCTTTGCTTCCCTGTCGCCCAGTTTGGTCGCAAGATGGAGCAAGCCAACAAAAAAGCCTATTCACTTTAG
- a CDS encoding Rrf2 family transcriptional regulator yields MQISSRFTIATHMLIIIAIKSQESKVTSDFLAASVGVNPVIIRKTLSQLKKAELISVARGTGGTEIIKDLQDISLFDVYQAVECLGKSGKLFSFHDNPNPNCPVGANIHEVLDQKLLDIQEAMENQLRQTSLAQVVAETQDKMIK; encoded by the coding sequence ATGCAAATTTCAAGTCGATTTACGATTGCGACTCATATGTTGATCATCATTGCCATCAAGAGTCAAGAGAGCAAGGTAACCAGCGATTTTCTCGCAGCCAGTGTTGGAGTCAATCCAGTCATTATTCGCAAAACCTTGTCTCAACTCAAAAAAGCTGAACTGATATCAGTTGCGCGTGGGACGGGCGGTACCGAGATTATCAAAGACCTCCAAGATATTAGCCTTTTTGATGTTTATCAGGCAGTCGAATGTTTAGGAAAATCTGGTAAACTCTTTAGTTTCCATGACAATCCCAACCCTAACTGTCCAGTAGGGGCAAATATCCATGAAGTTTTGGATCAAAAATTGCTGGATATCCAAGAAGCGATGGAAAACCAACTTCGTCAGACGAGTCTGGCTCAGGTTGTAGCTGAAACTCAAGATAAAATGATTAAGTAA
- a CDS encoding metallophosphoesterase family protein — protein MTKIAVLSDIHGNMTALEAVLADARAAEVEEYWLLGDILMPGTGRRRILDLLASLPITARVLGNWENSLWRGLHRKLDPTKASHRYLLRQCQYILEEISPEEIEDLHNQPMQVHRQFGDLTVGITHHLPDKNWGRELIHTGKQEDFDRLVTEPHASIAVYGHIHQQFLRYGSDGQLILNPGSIGQPFFLDAQLRKDLRAQYMILEFDEAGLSDVGFRRVNYDVEAELQLAKDLKLPYFQIYYESLINGIHHTHNQELLYEIAQEQGHDAELDAWLDGGNN, from the coding sequence ATGACTAAAATAGCAGTTCTTTCAGATATACATGGAAATATGACAGCTCTGGAAGCTGTACTGGCTGATGCAAGAGCGGCAGAGGTAGAAGAGTATTGGCTTTTGGGAGATATTCTCATGCCTGGAACAGGACGTAGAAGGATATTGGATCTCTTAGCTAGCTTGCCCATCACTGCAAGAGTGCTGGGAAATTGGGAGAATAGTCTCTGGCGTGGTTTGCATCGCAAGCTAGATCCAACAAAAGCTAGTCATCGCTATCTCCTACGCCAATGCCAGTATATCTTAGAAGAGATTAGCCCTGAAGAAATCGAAGACCTCCACAATCAACCCATGCAAGTTCATCGTCAGTTTGGTGATTTGACGGTAGGAATCACCCACCATCTCCCTGATAAAAACTGGGGTAGAGAGTTGATTCATACGGGAAAACAAGAAGATTTTGATAGATTGGTGACGGAGCCGCATGCCTCTATCGCAGTGTATGGGCATATTCACCAACAGTTTCTTCGTTACGGAAGTGACGGACAGTTGATTCTTAATCCAGGTTCGATTGGGCAACCCTTCTTTTTAGATGCGCAGTTGCGTAAGGACCTGCGGGCTCAATATATGATTTTAGAGTTTGATGAGGCAGGTTTGTCTGATGTTGGTTTTCGTCGAGTGAATTATGATGTAGAAGCCGAATTGCAGCTGGCTAAGGATTTAAAACTCCCTTATTTCCAGATTTACTATGAAAGTTTGATAAATGGGATTCACCATACTCATAATCAGGAACTTCTGTATGAAATTGCCCAAGAACAAGGGCATGATGCCGAGTTGGATGCATGGCTGGATGGTGGTAATAATTGA
- a CDS encoding DUF4037 domain-containing protein: MIHDLCKEFSQLEQVEAIALGGSRAGQNYDQNSDYDVYVYLNSPIDEKTRQIILSNYCSYMEIGNQFWELEDDCVLNNGVEIELIYRSLESFEQELNSTVFQHQPQNAYTTCMWHNLLHSKILYDPNGRYASLQKTYQIPYPQELKKHIIERQLLLLEQTMPAFSHQIEKAIKRQDLISMNHRTSEFFASYFDLLFALNEQTHPGEKRMLDYAKSNCALLPKQFEETIRDYFQLLYQPQQGEQAIVTLQTILKELKAILP; encoded by the coding sequence ATGATCCACGACCTTTGCAAAGAATTCTCTCAACTGGAGCAAGTAGAAGCTATCGCTCTTGGTGGTTCTCGTGCAGGACAAAACTATGATCAAAATTCTGACTATGACGTTTATGTCTATCTTAACTCACCTATTGACGAGAAAACTCGTCAAATCATTCTTAGCAACTATTGCTCCTATATGGAAATTGGAAACCAGTTTTGGGAACTAGAGGACGACTGCGTGCTAAATAACGGTGTCGAAATCGAGTTGATTTATCGTTCACTGGAGTCGTTTGAGCAAGAACTAAACTCAACTGTTTTTCAGCATCAACCCCAAAACGCTTATACAACCTGTATGTGGCACAATCTACTCCATAGCAAAATCCTATACGATCCAAATGGACGCTATGCTTCTCTCCAAAAGACTTACCAGATTCCCTATCCTCAGGAACTTAAAAAACATATCATTGAAAGGCAACTCCTTTTACTAGAACAAACCATGCCTGCCTTCTCTCATCAAATTGAAAAAGCTATCAAACGTCAAGATCTTATCAGCATGAATCATCGTACAAGTGAATTTTTTGCTTCCTACTTTGACTTGCTGTTTGCCCTCAATGAGCAAACTCATCCAGGTGAAAAACGAATGCTCGACTATGCTAAGAGCAATTGCGCTCTCCTCCCTAAACAATTTGAAGAAACTATTCGCGACTATTTCCAACTACTCTACCAACCGCAACAAGGAGAACAAGCGATCGTAACCTTGCAAACTATCCTGAAGGAACTAAAAGCCATTTTGCCATAA
- a CDS encoding DUF389 domain-containing protein: protein MTGNYSTREYREKLYDDLHVRLRDIVILMCAIFIASIGLNMNSTAVIIGAMLISPLMTSIVGLGFGLAIFDTRLIKQSLEVLFTQVLVSLLVSTLYFWISPLSYASSELIARTSPTIWDVLIAIAGGIAGVIGSRKKEANNIVPGVAIATALMPPICTAGYGLANGNVRFLFGALYLFLINCVFIMLANIIGTRILMRKSPLSSFNELNIKMKIGLISLIVLLVLPASYSAVTLTMDQARKEGIKQFVGKEFANHTVINQVYKSRDNELVLTVVGDPISEEELERIHQKQASYGIQSVQLKVNQVHNSIKLDSEMTKEFYENINKYIDQKLSEKDSQKDLVKENEADKD, encoded by the coding sequence ATGACCGGAAATTATTCAACACGTGAATACCGTGAGAAATTATATGATGATCTTCATGTTCGATTAAGAGATATAGTGATTTTGATGTGTGCGATTTTTATTGCCTCTATAGGTTTAAATATGAATTCAACAGCTGTCATTATTGGAGCCATGCTGATTTCCCCTCTTATGACATCGATTGTTGGACTCGGATTTGGTTTAGCTATTTTTGATACGCGTTTAATCAAGCAATCTTTAGAGGTTTTATTTACTCAAGTATTGGTCAGCTTGCTTGTTTCGACTCTGTATTTCTGGATTTCCCCCTTATCTTATGCAAGTAGCGAGTTGATTGCACGAACCTCTCCAACCATTTGGGATGTTCTCATTGCTATTGCTGGTGGGATAGCAGGTGTAATTGGGTCAAGGAAAAAAGAAGCAAACAATATCGTGCCAGGAGTAGCCATTGCAACAGCTCTGATGCCACCTATCTGTACTGCAGGATATGGTTTAGCTAACGGAAATGTACGATTTTTATTTGGGGCTCTCTATCTTTTCTTGATCAACTGTGTCTTTATCATGCTAGCCAACATTATTGGAACAAGAATTTTGATGAGAAAATCTCCCTTAAGTTCATTTAATGAGCTAAACATTAAAATGAAAATTGGCTTGATATCCTTGATTGTATTATTGGTTCTTCCAGCCAGCTATTCAGCAGTCACTCTGACGATGGATCAAGCACGAAAAGAAGGGATCAAACAGTTTGTAGGAAAAGAATTCGCCAATCACACGGTCATTAATCAAGTCTATAAGTCAAGGGACAATGAATTAGTCTTGACGGTTGTTGGAGATCCGATTTCAGAAGAAGAATTAGAAAGGATCCACCAAAAACAAGCCTCTTACGGTATTCAATCTGTTCAATTAAAAGTCAATCAAGTCCATAATTCGATAAAATTAGATAGTGAGATGACCAAGGAATTTTATGAAAACATTAACAAGTATATCGATCAAAAACTCTCTGAAAAGGATTCGCAAAAAGATCTCGTAAAAGAAAATGAAGCAGACAAGGATTGA
- a CDS encoding ATPase AAA, whose translation MLYMIGGSPCSGKSTITSLLARQYQLLHIKLDDLIEEMMSQASADSQPICLLRQDRNPEQIWMRNPEEMADEEWRFYEEIFPYVKSYLIKNQDKPLLVEGAGLLPHLVKELECPASSYLCLTPTADFQKKHYRQREWVPYVLEGTTNSEQAFENWMQRDILFAQMVRQEAVRLGYPSLVTDGSQSENQTAEEVARLLKLSNKNRINI comes from the coding sequence ATGCTTTATATGATTGGCGGATCGCCTTGCAGTGGAAAGTCAACAATTACCTCACTTCTTGCTAGACAGTATCAACTACTTCATATCAAACTAGATGATTTGATAGAAGAGATGATGAGTCAAGCAAGTGCAGACTCACAGCCGATTTGCCTTCTTAGGCAGGATAGAAATCCAGAACAAATCTGGATGAGAAATCCAGAAGAGATGGCAGATGAAGAATGGCGCTTTTATGAAGAGATTTTTCCTTATGTGAAATCTTACTTGATAAAAAATCAAGATAAACCTCTCTTGGTGGAGGGGGCAGGACTTTTGCCTCACTTGGTAAAGGAGCTTGAATGCCCAGCATCTTCCTATCTATGCTTGACTCCGACAGCTGATTTTCAGAAAAAGCATTATAGACAGAGAGAATGGGTTCCTTATGTCTTAGAGGGTACAACCAACTCTGAGCAAGCTTTTGAAAACTGGATGCAACGAGACATTCTTTTTGCCCAAATGGTTCGGCAGGAAGCGGTGAGATTAGGCTATCCTAGTCTCGTAACAGATGGTAGTCAGTCAGAAAATCAGACTGCGGAAGAAGTTGCTCGGCTCTTAAAATTGTCCAATAAAAATAGAATAAATATTTAA